A window of Methanosphaera sp. WGK6 contains these coding sequences:
- a CDS encoding symporter small accessory protein: MIEILGLTDPMIICGYLGCILITIICVIYGAINWNKE, translated from the coding sequence ATGATAGAAATTCTTGGCTTAACTGATCCCATGATTATTTGTGGATATCTTGGATGTATTCTTATTACAATAATTTGTGTAATATATGGTGCAATAAACTGGAATAAAGAATAA
- a CDS encoding sodium:solute symporter, with protein sequence MDYLLLILIFIYVALMLGVGYIAWKRTSTTEDYLVAGRQSNSYIMALSYGATFISTAAIVGFGGLAGTNGLGILWLVFLNIAVGIFLAFVVFGKRTRKMGQKLGALTFPEFLSKRFNSKFIQYFSGLLIFCAMPIYAASVLIGAARFAETTISIDFNLAVLIIAVIIGFYVIYGGLKGVMYTDALQGTIMFIGMLVLLISIYWMLGGVTHAHQLLTDMAPLFPAASKATGATGWTTFPETGSKFWWNLVTSIILGVGIGAIAQPQLAVRFMTVKSNKELNRAVLIGGVFIFVTTFSAYIVGALSNVYFFQTTGQLAIQAAGGNVDSIIPTFINSAMPRWFTYIFLLTLLSAAMSTISTQFHVQGSSIAHDVYGAFKDDKNNVNINRVGILVAIIIAVVLAYILPSNIVAQGTTIFFGICAAAFLPVYVCALFWKRTTKQGAIAGIVGGTIISLFCLIFTHQKEAAGLGICKLLTGKTVLFTSMPWPYVDPMIIALPLAFIITIVVSLLTKNSSEDKKAIEEVFTAAKGDA encoded by the coding sequence ATGGATTATTTATTATTAATACTTATCTTTATATATGTCGCATTAATGCTTGGAGTAGGATATATAGCATGGAAACGTACAAGTACAACTGAGGATTACTTAGTTGCTGGACGTCAATCCAACTCATATATCATGGCTTTAAGTTATGGTGCTACATTTATTAGTACTGCTGCGATAGTTGGTTTTGGAGGGTTAGCTGGAACCAATGGACTTGGAATATTATGGTTAGTATTTCTTAACATAGCAGTAGGTATCTTTTTAGCATTTGTAGTATTTGGTAAACGTACCCGTAAAATGGGTCAAAAATTAGGTGCTTTAACTTTCCCAGAATTCTTATCAAAACGTTTTAACAGTAAATTTATACAATATTTTAGTGGACTATTAATATTCTGTGCTATGCCAATATATGCAGCTAGTGTATTAATTGGAGCAGCAAGATTTGCAGAAACCACAATATCAATTGACTTTAACCTAGCAGTTCTTATAATAGCAGTTATTATAGGATTCTATGTAATCTATGGTGGATTAAAAGGTGTTATGTATACTGATGCATTACAAGGAACAATTATGTTTATAGGAATGCTTGTATTACTCATAAGCATATACTGGATGCTAGGTGGAGTTACACATGCACATCAATTATTAACTGACATGGCTCCATTATTCCCTGCAGCATCTAAGGCAACAGGAGCAACAGGTTGGACTACCTTCCCTGAAACTGGAAGTAAATTCTGGTGGAACCTTGTTACATCCATTATTCTAGGAGTAGGTATTGGTGCTATAGCTCAACCACAACTTGCAGTTCGTTTCATGACTGTAAAAAGTAATAAAGAATTAAACAGAGCAGTTCTTATAGGTGGAGTATTCATATTTGTAACTACATTCTCAGCATATATTGTAGGAGCATTATCTAATGTATATTTCTTCCAAACAACAGGACAACTTGCAATACAAGCTGCTGGTGGAAATGTAGATTCCATTATTCCAACATTTATTAATAGTGCAATGCCTAGATGGTTTACATATATATTCTTATTAACACTACTTTCTGCAGCAATGAGTACAATAAGTACACAATTCCACGTTCAAGGATCATCCATAGCTCACGATGTATATGGTGCATTTAAAGATGATAAAAATAATGTAAACATAAACCGTGTTGGAATTCTTGTTGCAATTATTATTGCAGTAGTTTTAGCATACATATTACCATCAAATATTGTTGCTCAAGGTACTACAATCTTCTTCGGAATTTGTGCAGCTGCATTCCTACCAGTATATGTATGTGCATTATTCTGGAAACGTACAACAAAACAAGGAGCTATTGCAGGAATTGTTGGTGGAACAATTATCAGTTTATTCTGTTTAATATTCACACACCAAAAAGAAGCAGCAGGACTAGGTATTTGTAAATTACTTACAGGAAAAACTGTTCTATTTACATCAATGCCATGGCCATATGTTGATCCTATGATTATTGCACTACCATTAGCATTTATCATTACAATTGTAGTATCATTACTTACTAAAAATTCTAGTGAAGATAAAAAAGCTATTGAAGAAGTATTTACCGCAGCAAAAGGTGATGCATAA